CGCGGGACGTCGGCCACGCGCGGCACCGTCTCGACGGGCGTCGCCACGAGCCCGTCGGGGTCGGAGCCGGCGAGCCCGATCCGGGCCTTGCCGACGTCGACCCCGATCCGGGCCCCGCGCGGGAGGTCAGGCACCCACGGCCGCCTTCACCTGCGCCGTCACGCCCTCGAGCGCGGCAGGCACGGCGGAGACGTCCGAGCCGCCGCCCTGGGCCAGGTCCGGCTTGCCGCCGCCACCGCCGCCGAGGGTCGCGGCCGCGGCCTTGACGAAGTCGCCCGCGCGCAGGCCCGCGTCGCGCGCGCCGGAGTTCGTCGCGACGACGACCAGGGGACGCCCGTTGGACGCGCCCGCGACCGCGACGACGGCCGGGTCGGACTCGCCGAGTCGGCCGCGCACGTCGAGCACGAGGGTGCGCAGGTCGTCGGCGGAGCCGACCTCGCCGGCGTCGTGCGTGACGACGCGGACGTCGCCCACGCGCGGCGCCTCCGTCGCGAGCGTCGCGGCGACCGCGAGCAGCTGGCCCTGGCGCAGGGTCGCGAGCTCCTTCTCGGTGTCCTTCAGGCGCGCCAGGAGCGAGCCGACGCGGTCGGCGAGCTCGTCGGGTCGCGTGTTGAGCAGGCCCGTGAGCTGGCCCACCAGGGCGTGCTCCTTCGCGTGGAAGCCGTACGCGCCGTCACCGACGAGCGCGTCGACCCGTCGCACGCCGGAGCCGATGGACGACTCGCCCAGCAGCGCGACGCGGCCGAGCTCGCCGGTGGCCTTGACGTGCGTGCCGCCGCAGAGCTCGCGCGACCAGTCGCCGCCGATCGACACGACGCGGACGTTCTCGCCGTACTTCTCGCCGAACAGCGCCATGGCACCCAGCTCGCGGGCCCTGGCGATGTTCATCGTCGCGTCGGTGACCTCGAGGTTCTCGGTCAGGCGCGTGTTGACGCGCTCCTCGATCTCGCTCAGCGCGGAGGCCGGCACCGCCGCCGGGGAGCGGAAGTCGAACCGGATGCGGCTCGGGGCGTTCTCCGAGCCGGCCTGCGTGCGGTCCTCGCCGACGAGCTCGTGCAGCGCCTTGTGGATCATGTGCGTCGCGGAGTGCGCGCGGCTGATCGCCACACGGCGGCTCGTGTCGATGGCGGCCGTGCCGGGGTCGCCGACCGCGACCGTGCCGTCCGTCAGGCGACCCCGGTGGACGGTGAGGCCCGCGATCGGGCGCTGGACGTCGTCCACCTCGATCGTGGCGCCGCCGTCGAGCACGATCGTGCCCTGGTCCGCGAGCTGGCCGCCCGCCTCCGCGTAGAACGGCGTCCGGTCGAGCACGACCTCGACGTCCGCGGGGGCCGAGACCACCGGTGCGGGGGTGCCGTCGACGAGGAGGCCGACGACGTGCACCGCGGCCCGGGTGTCGCCGTAGCCGAGGAACTCGACGGGCGTCGTCAGCTCCTTCTGGAGGTGCTCGTAGGCGCGCAGGTCGGCGTGGCCGGTCTTCTTGGCGAGCGCGTCGGCGCGGGCGCGACGCTTCTGCTCCGCCATGAGGTCGCGGAACGCCTTCTCGTCCACCTGGACGCCCTGCTCGGCCGCCATCTCGAGCGTGAGGTCGATGGGGAAGCCGTAGGTGTCGTGGAGCTGGAACGCCTCCGCGCCGCCCAGCACGGCGGTGCCGCCGTCGGCGGACGCCTTGACCCGCTGCACGGCGGTGTCGAGGATCGTCGTGCCGGCGGTCAGGGTGCGGCGGAACGCGTCCTCCTCGCCGTAGGCGACCTGGCTGATCGTGTCGAAGCTCGCCTCGAGCTCCGGGTACGACGCCTTCATGGCGTCCTTCGACACGGGCAGCAGCAGGGGCAGCGCCTCGTCCTCGACGCCCAGCAGCCGCACGGCGCGGACCGCGCGGCGGATGAGGCGGCGCAGCACGTAGCCGCGGCCCTCGTTCGCCGGGCGGACGCCGTCACCGATGACCATGAGGGCCGAGCGCACGTGGTCGGCGATGACGCGCATGCGCACGTCGTCCTCGGGGTCCGCGCCGTAGCGGCGGCCCGTGAGCTCCTCGACGGTGGAGATGACGGGGTAGACCTCGTCGATCTCGTAGAGGTTCTCCTTGCCCTGCAGCAGGTACGCGATGCGCTCCAGGCCGGCACCGGTGTCGATGGCCTTCTGGTCGAGCTCGCCGAGCAGGGGGTAGTTCTTGCCCTGGCCCTCGCCGCGCACGAACTGGTCGAACACGAGGTTCCAGATCTCCAGGTAGCGGTCGCCGCCCGGGTCGACCGTGCCGCCCTCTGCCTCCGGCCCGTAGGCGGGGCCGCGGTCGTAGTGCCACTCCGCGCAGGGGCCGGCGGGGCCCGGCTGGCCCGTGTCCCAGAAGTTCTCCTCGCGCGGCAGGCGCACGATGTGCTTCGGGTCCAGGCCGATGGTCTTCGTCAGCGCGTCGTAGGACTCGTGGTCCTCGTTCCACAGGGTGACCCAGAGGCGGTCGCCGTCGAGGCCGTAGCCGCCCTTGTCCTGCTCCGAGGTCAGCAGCTCCCAGGCGAAGTCGATCGCGCCGGCCTTGAAGTAGTCGCCGAACGAGAAGTTGCCGTTCATCTGGAAGAACGTGCCGTGCCGCGTGGTGCGGCCCACGTTCTCGATGTCGTTGGTGCGGATGCACTTCTGCACGCTCGCCACGCGCGGCCACGGCGCCGGCTCCGTCCCGAGGATGTACGGGATGAAGGGCACCATGCCGGCGATCGTGAAGAGGATCGACGGGTCCGGGGAGACCAGGGAGACGCTCGGGACCACCTGGTGGTCCTTCGAGGCGAAGTAGTCGAGCCAACGCTGGCGGATGTCGGCGGTGCGCATGGTGTCCTTCGGGAGAGAGATGGAGGGCAGGCCTGGGACCATTGTCGCGCGTCGGCGCGGGTGCTCCGGACCCGGGGTCAGAACGAGTAGCCGAGCTCGTCCTCGTCGGCGCGCGTGGCGGCCTCGGGGTCGACGGCCGGGGTGCCGGCGGCGTGCTTGGGGTGGACGTCGCGGGCGGCCCGCACGTCGTCGGGGTGGGCCTGGCCCTCGGCCAGGAGCGCCGCGACCAGCTCGGCCTCGCGGGCGTCCCGCGCCACGGTGAACTCGCGGCGGAACGTGGCCAGGAACGAGGCGGAGCGCTGCGACACGTCGCGGCCCAGCCCCTCGGCACGGTCCGCGACCGCCTGGGGCGTGTAGCGGGCCACCACGCGACGACCCTTCGTCACGACGACCACCGTGACGGTCACCCCGACGCCGACCCAGAACAGGCGGCGGATCACCGCGCGTCCTTCGCCGACGCCGAGCGCCACGCCTTCGCGAAGCCCTCACGGACGCCGTAGGAGAACGAGGCGACCTTGACCAGCGGACGCCCCAGCGTGGAGGCGTACAGCCCGGCGAGGGCGGACACGTTCTCGCTGACCTGCGCCGCCGAGGTCGTGATGGCGTCGACCTTCACGAGCTGCTCGTTCGTCGAGGCGACGGTGGTGGCGGCCTCGTCGAGGATCGGCACGGAGTGCTCGGTGAGCTCGCGGATCGACCGGGAGGTCTCGTCGAGGGCTCGACCCAGCTTGATCAGCGGGACGGCCAGGAAGCCGACGAGCAGGACGAACGCGATGGCGGCCACCAGACCGGCCACGTCGCCAACGGACATTCTCATCTCCTCGTCTCGGGTGCGTCGCCACCCTATCCAACGACGGACGCCCCGTCCCCGGAGCGGGGACGGGGCGTCGTGCCTGCTGCGCGCGTGGACGCGATCAGCGGGCGTAGAACTCGACGACCAGCTGGACGTCGCAGGTCACGGGGACCTCGGCGCGCTTCGGCGCACGGGTCAGCGTGGCCGACAGCTTCTCGAGCGAGACGTCCAGGTAGCCCGGGAGCTCCGGCAGCACGTCGCGGTGCGCGCCGGCGGCGGCGACCTGGAACGGCGTGGTCGCCTGGGACTTCGGCTTGACCTGGATGGTCTGGCCCGGCTTCACGCGGAACGACGGACGGTCGACGATCTTGCCGTCCACCAGGATGTGACGGTGGGTCACGGCCTGGCGGGCCTGCAGGATCGTGCGGCC
This Isoptericola jiangsuensis DNA region includes the following protein-coding sequences:
- a CDS encoding DUF948 domain-containing protein, giving the protein MSVGDVAGLVAAIAFVLLVGFLAVPLIKLGRALDETSRSIRELTEHSVPILDEAATTVASTNEQLVKVDAITTSAAQVSENVSALAGLYASTLGRPLVKVASFSYGVREGFAKAWRSASAKDAR
- the alaS gene encoding alanine--tRNA ligase, whose amino-acid sequence is MRTADIRQRWLDYFASKDHQVVPSVSLVSPDPSILFTIAGMVPFIPYILGTEPAPWPRVASVQKCIRTNDIENVGRTTRHGTFFQMNGNFSFGDYFKAGAIDFAWELLTSEQDKGGYGLDGDRLWVTLWNEDHESYDALTKTIGLDPKHIVRLPREENFWDTGQPGPAGPCAEWHYDRGPAYGPEAEGGTVDPGGDRYLEIWNLVFDQFVRGEGQGKNYPLLGELDQKAIDTGAGLERIAYLLQGKENLYEIDEVYPVISTVEELTGRRYGADPEDDVRMRVIADHVRSALMVIGDGVRPANEGRGYVLRRLIRRAVRAVRLLGVEDEALPLLLPVSKDAMKASYPELEASFDTISQVAYGEEDAFRRTLTAGTTILDTAVQRVKASADGGTAVLGGAEAFQLHDTYGFPIDLTLEMAAEQGVQVDEKAFRDLMAEQKRRARADALAKKTGHADLRAYEHLQKELTTPVEFLGYGDTRAAVHVVGLLVDGTPAPVVSAPADVEVVLDRTPFYAEAGGQLADQGTIVLDGGATIEVDDVQRPIAGLTVHRGRLTDGTVAVGDPGTAAIDTSRRVAISRAHSATHMIHKALHELVGEDRTQAGSENAPSRIRFDFRSPAAVPASALSEIEERVNTRLTENLEVTDATMNIARARELGAMALFGEKYGENVRVVSIGGDWSRELCGGTHVKATGELGRVALLGESSIGSGVRRVDALVGDGAYGFHAKEHALVGQLTGLLNTRPDELADRVGSLLARLKDTEKELATLRQGQLLAVAATLATEAPRVGDVRVVTHDAGEVGSADDLRTLVLDVRGRLGESDPAVVAVAGASNGRPLVVVATNSGARDAGLRAGDFVKAAAATLGGGGGGKPDLAQGGGSDVSAVPAALEGVTAQVKAAVGA